In Porites lutea chromosome 1, jaPorLute2.1, whole genome shotgun sequence, a single genomic region encodes these proteins:
- the LOC140935565 gene encoding uncharacterized protein — protein sequence MKSGNFGKKKWPKAEIKGAIFQYFKSTRVDVVRQKNGKLKEHRFLVRRRLRAKRKLTYRTEVLGKAHLSADDKTKIKALLDLPNAVEFMSSEESDNNEDGSRGPPPRHIKPLRWERSRLKKIKAVLDASYEARMTKRQK from the exons ATGAAGTcgggaaattttggaaaaaagaaatggcCCAAAGCAGAGATAAAAG GGGCCATTTTTCAGTACTTTAAAAGCACCCGCGTTGACGTGGTGAGGCAGAAAAATGGCAAACTCAAAGAACACAGATTTCTGGTTAGGCGCCGATTGAGAGCGAAAAGG AAATTGACGTATCGCACGGAAGTGTTGGGGAAGGCGCATCTTTCTGCTGACgacaaaaccaaaataaaggCTTTGCTAGACCTGCCCAATGCTGTGGAATTCATGTCTTCAGAGGAAAGTGATAACAATGAAGATGGGAGCAGGGGTCCACCACCAAGGCACATTAAGCCACTACGCTGGGAAAGATCTAGGTTGAAAAAGATCAAGGCTGTTCTTGATGCCTCTTATGAGGCACGTAtgacaaaaaggcaaaaataa